Proteins from a single region of Oreochromis niloticus isolate F11D_XX linkage group LG7, O_niloticus_UMD_NMBU, whole genome shotgun sequence:
- the nadk2 gene encoding NAD kinase 2, mitochondrial isoform X2 produces the protein MARRSVLCHGSRAISLLYGNTLRPLHASVCSASPQPKAGFKPEKVAVVTKTTRYEFEQQRYRYAGVSEEDLKQLLAMKGSSYNGLLERHNIHTSNVEHIVKSLQREGITVQVVKRGEYNEDVVRWADAIVSAGGDGTMLLVASKVFSKDKPVVGVNTDPERSEGHLCLPVRYTHAFPEALEKLCRGEFRWLWRQRIRLHLEGTGINPNPVDLHEQQLSLEQHNQAHRFTSMDNLNRTGTLHETFYKPSLLPVRSLNEIFIGESLSSRASYYEISVDDGPWEKQKSSGLNICTGTGSKAWSYNINKLAEQAVEEVLKIGTSQSGLDIQLNQELIEKVTEEYNKSLVFSPDDSRLFYSIREPIVNRVFSSSRQRGFATKLCVRSRCWDACMVVDGGTSFEFNDGAIATISMSEEDQLRTVVLEN, from the exons ATGGCTCGCCGTTCGGTGCTGTGCCACGGGAGTCGAGCCATCAGCCTGTTGTATGGAAACACTCTTCGCCCCCTCCACGCTTCAGTATGCAGCGCATCACCACAACCGAAAGCTGGGTTCAAACCAGAAAAGGTAGCAGTGGTCACAAAGACTACGCGGTATGAGTTTGAACAGCAGCGTTATCGCTATGCAGGAGTTTCTGAAGAAGATCTAAAGCAGTTG CTTGCTATGAAGGGCTCCAGCTACAATGGCCTGCTGGAAAGACACAACATCCACACTAGCAATGTGGAGCACATTGTGAAGAGCCTGCA gaGAGAAGGCATTACTGTACAAGTGGTAAAAAGAGGAGAATACAATGAAGATGTAGTGCGGTGGGCAGATGCCATTGTCTCTGCTGGAG gTGATGGAACGATGCTACTTGTGGCCAGTAAGGTTTTTAGCAAAGACAAACCAGTCGTTGGAGTTAACACAGACCCTGAAAG GTCAGAAGGTCATCTGTGCCTGCCTGTGCGATACACTCATGCCTTCCCAGAGGCACTGGAGAAGCTGTGCCGTGGTGAGTTCAG GTGGCTGTGGCGTCAGAGGATCCGTCTGCACTTAGAGGGCACAGGAATAAATCCCAATCCAGTGGACCTCCACGAACAGCAGCTCAGCCTGGAACAGCACAACCAAGCTCACCGCTTCACCTCCATGGACAACCTAAACA GGACAGGAACACTACACGAGACCTTCTACAAGCCTAGCCTTCTCCCTGTTAGAAGCTTAAATGAAATCTTCATTGGAGAATCTCTGTCTTCCAG GGCTTCCTACTACGAGATCTCCGTGGATGATGGCCCATGGGAAAAACAGAAGAGTTCTGGACTGAACATTTGCACAGGAACAGGATCCAAAGCTTG GTCATATAACATCAATAAACTTGCTGAACAAGCAGTGGAAGAAGTTCTAAAAATTG gGACATCCCAGTCAGGTCTGGATATCCAACTTAACCAAGAATTAATTGAAAAAG TTACAGAGGAATACAACAAGTCTCTGGTGTTCAGCCCAGATGACAGCCGTTTGTTCTACAGCATCAGGGAGCCCATCGTGAACAGGGTCTTCTCCAGCAGTCGACAGAGAGGCTTTGCCACAAA GTTGTGTGTCCGTTCCCGCTGTTGGGATGCCTGCATGGTGGTGGATGGTGGGACTTCCTTTGAATTCAACGATGGTGCTATCGCTACAATCAGCATGAGCGAGGAGGACCAGCTCCGGACTGTTGTGTTAGAAAACTGA
- the nadk2 gene encoding NAD kinase 2, mitochondrial isoform X1 gives MARRSVLCHGSRAISLLYGNTLRPLHASVCSASPQPKAGFKPEKVAVVTKTTRYEFEQQRYRYAGVSEEDLKQLLAMKGSSYNGLLERHNIHTSNVEHIVKSLQREGITVQVVKRGEYNEDVVRWADAIVSAGGDGTMLLVASKVFSKDKPVVGVNTDPERSEGHLCLPVRYTHAFPEALEKLCRGEFRWLWRQRIRLHLEGTGINPNPVDLHEQQLSLEQHNQAHRFTSMDNLNRTGTLHETFYKPSLLPVRSLNEIFIGESLSSRVKLKSFKPHVNLLLHRASYYEISVDDGPWEKQKSSGLNICTGTGSKAWSYNINKLAEQAVEEVLKIGTSQSGLDIQLNQELIEKVTEEYNKSLVFSPDDSRLFYSIREPIVNRVFSSSRQRGFATKLCVRSRCWDACMVVDGGTSFEFNDGAIATISMSEEDQLRTVVLEN, from the exons ATGGCTCGCCGTTCGGTGCTGTGCCACGGGAGTCGAGCCATCAGCCTGTTGTATGGAAACACTCTTCGCCCCCTCCACGCTTCAGTATGCAGCGCATCACCACAACCGAAAGCTGGGTTCAAACCAGAAAAGGTAGCAGTGGTCACAAAGACTACGCGGTATGAGTTTGAACAGCAGCGTTATCGCTATGCAGGAGTTTCTGAAGAAGATCTAAAGCAGTTG CTTGCTATGAAGGGCTCCAGCTACAATGGCCTGCTGGAAAGACACAACATCCACACTAGCAATGTGGAGCACATTGTGAAGAGCCTGCA gaGAGAAGGCATTACTGTACAAGTGGTAAAAAGAGGAGAATACAATGAAGATGTAGTGCGGTGGGCAGATGCCATTGTCTCTGCTGGAG gTGATGGAACGATGCTACTTGTGGCCAGTAAGGTTTTTAGCAAAGACAAACCAGTCGTTGGAGTTAACACAGACCCTGAAAG GTCAGAAGGTCATCTGTGCCTGCCTGTGCGATACACTCATGCCTTCCCAGAGGCACTGGAGAAGCTGTGCCGTGGTGAGTTCAG GTGGCTGTGGCGTCAGAGGATCCGTCTGCACTTAGAGGGCACAGGAATAAATCCCAATCCAGTGGACCTCCACGAACAGCAGCTCAGCCTGGAACAGCACAACCAAGCTCACCGCTTCACCTCCATGGACAACCTAAACA GGACAGGAACACTACACGAGACCTTCTACAAGCCTAGCCTTCTCCCTGTTAGAAGCTTAAATGAAATCTTCATTGGAGAATCTCTGTCTTCCAG GGTGAAGTTAAAATCCTTCAAACCCCATGTTAACCTCTTGCTCCATAGGGCTTCCTACTACGAGATCTCCGTGGATGATGGCCCATGGGAAAAACAGAAGAGTTCTGGACTGAACATTTGCACAGGAACAGGATCCAAAGCTTG GTCATATAACATCAATAAACTTGCTGAACAAGCAGTGGAAGAAGTTCTAAAAATTG gGACATCCCAGTCAGGTCTGGATATCCAACTTAACCAAGAATTAATTGAAAAAG TTACAGAGGAATACAACAAGTCTCTGGTGTTCAGCCCAGATGACAGCCGTTTGTTCTACAGCATCAGGGAGCCCATCGTGAACAGGGTCTTCTCCAGCAGTCGACAGAGAGGCTTTGCCACAAA GTTGTGTGTCCGTTCCCGCTGTTGGGATGCCTGCATGGTGGTGGATGGTGGGACTTCCTTTGAATTCAACGATGGTGCTATCGCTACAATCAGCATGAGCGAGGAGGACCAGCTCCGGACTGTTGTGTTAGAAAACTGA
- the skp2 gene encoding S-phase kinase-associated protein 2, with product MPGDSVPLQDRPCLSLQDSMLTQPKKSNKCKSRGILSEGLDTEWTPTDLILQFTPPRKKQRLFSKGKENDSNQFVLGRRSRRKDPSPNISWDQLPDEVVLRIFFCLPLQDLVRISVVCKRWQRLAFDESLWHSVDLEGMTHTGLALQQVLRTGIRRLRCPRSFVEELHLTYRGSLQVVQMDLSNSVIPTLALEDLICRCRLLECLSLEGLQLSDTIISCLAKNTRLQELNLSGCSAFSAPALARMLKSCSRIQQLNLSWCTFDNNHIKSVVDNLSSSVTHLNLSGYRESLTLNDVKVLVEKCPQIKTLDLSDSTLLTADCLPVLKQLKNLLHLSLSRCYHIHLAALTDVDKMFPVLSQLDVFGLVQDSQLPSLKKGMPHVSINSRPFSTIARPTPASRFVGSTSDRTMWNKKCRLRFGL from the exons ATGCCAGGCGACAG TGTCCCACTGCAGGATCGTCCCTGCCTTAGTCTGCAGGACTCCATGCTGACTCAGCCCAAGAAAAGCAACAAATGCAAGTCCAGAGGCATTCTCAGCGAGGGCCTGGACACTGAGTGGACCCCAACAGATCTCATCCTGCAGTTCACACCACCGCGCAAGAAACAGCGGCTCTTCAGCAAGGGGAAGGAGAATGACAGCAATCAATTTGTTCTTGGCAGGAGATCAAGGAGGAAAGACCCCTCACCAA ACATTTCATGGGATCAACTACCAGACGAGGTTGTTCTTAGGattttcttctgcctccctctcCAGGACCTCGTCAGAATATCTGTAGTTTGCAAGCGCTGGCAACGTTTGGC GTTTGACGAGTCTCTGTGGCACAGTGTGGATCTAGAGgggatgacccacactggtcTGGCTCTGCAGCAGGTGCTGAGGACTGGCATCCGCAGACTGCGCTGCCCTCGCTCCTTTGTGGAAGAGTTGCACTTGACATACAGAGG CTCTTTGCAGGTGGTTCAAATGGATCTGTCAAACTCAGTCATACCCACGTTGGCTCTGGAAGACCTCATCTGTCGCTGCAGACTGCTAGAATGTCTGAGCCTGGAGGGTCTGCAGCTCTCTGACACCATCATCAG cTGTCTGGCAAAGAACACCCGCCTACAGGAGCTCAACCTCAGCGGCTGCTCCGCCTTCTCTGCTCCTGCGCTCGCTAGGATGCTGAAATCCTGTTCCCG TATACAACAGCTGAACTTATCATGGTGCACCTTTGATAATAATCACATAAAGAGCGTCGTTGATAATCTGAGTTCTAGTGTTACACATCTCAACCTCAGCGGTTACAGAGAGAGCCTCACCCTAAATG ATGTGAAGGTGCTGGTGGAAAAATGCCCCCAGATTAAAACTCTAGATTTGAG TGATAGCACTCTGCTGACAGCTGACTGCTTACCTGTCCTCAAACAACTCAAGAACCTGCTGCATCTGTCCCTGAGCCGCTGTTATCACATTCACCTTGCTGCCCTCAC TGACGTGGATAAGATGTTCCCTGTGCTGAGCCAGCTGGATGTGTTTGGGCTGGTGCAGGATAGCCAGCTGCCCTCTCTAAAGAAGGGGATGCCTCATGTGAGCATAAACTCCAGACCTTTTTCAACCATTGCCCGGCCCACACCGGCCAGCAGGTTTGTTGGATCAACCAGCGACCGCACCATGTGGAACAAGAAGTGTCGACTGCGGTTTGGACTGTAA